Proteins from a genomic interval of Trifolium pratense cultivar HEN17-A07 linkage group LG6, ARS_RC_1.1, whole genome shotgun sequence:
- the LOC123888119 gene encoding glucan endo-1,3-beta-glucosidase-like, with product MASLRRIRTILLIFTLILAMQMSFSTGIGVNFGRNGDNLPSPQNVVSLYKKCGIKLLRLFEPNPDILEALKGSNLQVSLGVKNGDVQSLASSKEAANQWVNTNVAPYKGDVNFKWIVLGNEIIPGAEGIYATQAMKNIKDAINSIGLTKTIVTTSFYMPGIATSYPPSAGAFTKDVVNVMKDVTAYLLQTGAPLMANVYPYYAYTSNPKDIKLEYATFQTTNTVVVDGGLSYSNLFDAMVDSVYAALGKINAGNVSLVIGETGWPTAGNEPYSSKENAKTYNKNLIQYVQSGKGTPKKPNQTIDVFIFAMFNENQKTTGIEQNWGLFYPNMSHVYPLLNC from the exons ATGGCTTCATTAAGGAGGATCCGaactattttgttaattttcacTTTAATCCTAGCAATGCAAATGTCATTTTCTACTG GTATTGGTGTCAATTTTGGGAGGAATGGTGACAATCTTCCAAGCCCACAAAATGTTGTAAGTCTTTACAAGAAGTGTGGCATTAAGCTTCTACGACTTTTTGAGCCAAACCCTGATATATTAGAAGCATTGAAGGGATCCAATTTGCAAGTGAGTCTTGGAGTAAAAAATGGAGATGTGCAAAGCTTAGCATCATCTAAAGAAGCTGCTAACCAATGGGTTAATACTAATGTTGCCCCTTACAAAGGTGATGTTAATTTCAAATGGATTGTATTAGGAAATGAGATTATTCCGGGCGCCGAAGGCATTTATGCTACTCAAGCTATGAAAAACATTAAAGATGCGATAAATTCGATTGGCTTGACTAAAACTATAGTGACCACATCATTTTATATGCCTGGAATTGCAACCTCTTACCCTCCATCTGCAGGGGCATTTACCAAAGATGTGGTAAATGTTATGAAAGATGTTACTGCTTATTTACTTCAAACTGGAGCACCCCTTATGGCTAATGTGTACCCGTATTATGCTTATACATCAAATCCAAAAGACATTAAGTTAGAATATGCCACATTTCAAACCACAAATACTGTAGTGGTGGATGGTGGCTTGAGTTATTCTAACCTTTTTGATGCAATGGTTGATTCAGTTTATGCAGCATTAGGAAAAATAAATGCAGGGAATGTTTCTCTTGTAATTGGAGAAACTGGTTGGCCTACTGCAGGGAATGAGCCTTATTCAagtaaggaaaatgctaagACATATAACAAAAATTTGATACAATATGTGCAAAGTGGCAAAGGTACACCaaaaaaaccaaatcaaactaTTGATGTGTTTATATTTGCAATGTTCAATgaaaatcaaaagacaactggAATAGAGCAGAATTGGGGACTGTTTTATCCCAACATGAGTCATGTTTATCCTCTTCTAAATTGTTGA
- the LOC123888121 gene encoding uncharacterized protein LOC123888121 — protein sequence MSNVKHHFKILNITGDNYITWNNNLTEYLACEGLDKILEGDNAEVQTADSQELAMKKSKVNRIIKHHLDDGLQTEYSNAKDPKILWDKLKARFGHQRKVLLPSLMDQWNKLRFQDYKSVVAYNSAMHQIIAQLEFCGVAITEEQKLEKTFSTFHASQVLLQQQYRMRGFTEYSDLVAALLVAEQNNELLIKNHQTRPTGTIAYPEINATTFNRGRGGHNRHKGRGGKAHFDGRGRNHGRNHFRGRGRGRGYVNNYRPPKYDQNNKNHQGKGKYIQEGPSRNRDDICFRCGKNGHWSKTCRTPEHLCKKYRASVEEKGKEVNFNEVEPNNDTTYLEAADFVEEENEMNMN from the coding sequence ATGTCAAACGTTAAGCATCATTTCAAAATTCTAAACATAACCGGAGATAATTACATAACATGGAACAACAACTTAACTGAGTACCTTGCATGTGAGGGGCTCGATAAAATTCTAGAAGGAGATAATGCAGAGGTGCAAACAGCTGACTCACAGGAATTAGCAATGAAAAAATCGAAAGTAAATCGGATAATTAAACACCACCTTGATGATGGATTACAAACTGAATATTCAAATGCCAAGGATCCCAAAATACTATGGGACAAACTTAAGGCAAGATTTGGACATCAGAGGAAAGTCCTGTTACCTTCATTAATGGATCAGTGGAACAAATTAAGGTTCCAAGATTATAAAAGTGTTGTTGCATATAACTCTGCCATGCACCAAATTATTGCACAATTAGAATTTTGCGGTGTGGCTATAACTGAAGAACAGAAATtggaaaaaacattttcaacttTCCATGCATCCCAAGTATTGTTGCAACAACAATATAGAATGAGGGGATTTACTGAGTACTCTGATTTGGTCGCAGCTCTTTTGGTGGCAGAACAAAACAATGAGCTCTTGATAAAAAACCACCAGACACGTCCCACAGGAACAATAGCATACCCCGAAATAAATGCAACAACATTTAATCGTGGGCGTGGTGGCCATAATCGTCATAAAGGACGAGGGGGTAAAGCTCATTTTGATGGTCGAGGCAGAAATCACGGTCGAAACCACTTTCGTGGTAGAGGTCGTGGACGAGGATATGTGAATAATTATAGGCCTCCTAAATATGACCAAAATAATAAGAATCATCAAGGTAAAGGTAAATATATCCAAGAAGGTCCCTCAAGGAACCGTGATGATATCTGTTTTAGATGCGGAAAGAATGGACATTGGTCTAAGACGTGTAGGACACCAGAACACCTGTGTAAAAAATACAGGGCATCTGTTgaagaaaagggaaaggaaGTAAATTTTAATGAAGTTGAACCCAATAATGATACTACCTACCTTGAGGCTgctgattttgttgaagaagaaaatgaaatgaatatgaattaa
- the LOC123888120 gene encoding vicilin-like — translation MTMKAPFQLLMLLGIVFLASSVCVSSRQHDQDQENPFLFKSNRVQTLFENENGHIRLLQRFDKRSQIFENLQNYRLLEYNSKPHTLFLPQHNDADFILAVLSGKAILTVLTPNDRNSFNIERGDTIKLPAGTIAYLANRDDKEDLKVLDLIIPVNRPGQLQSFLLSGSENHQSFLSGFSKNILEASFNADYEEIERVLLEEQKKDPQHRRDLRDRRKRHQSEEANVIVKVSREQIEELSKNAKSSSKKSVSSESEPFNLGDRNPIYSNKFGNFFEITPEKNPQLQDLDILVNAVEIKEGSLLLPHYNSRATLIVTAVEGKGEFELVGQRNENQQEQREEDEEDEEEGQERSRQVQRYKARLSPGDVFVIPAGHPVAVSASSNLYLVGFGINAENNQRNFLAGEEHNVISQIHRSVKELAFPGSAQQVDKLLKNQKQSYFANAQPQKWEEESQRKKGPISSILEAF, via the exons ATGACAATGAAAGCACCATTTCAACTTTTGATGCTGCTAGGAATTGTTTTCCTAGCCTCCTcagtttgtgtctcttcaagaCAGCACGATCAAGATCAAGAGAATCCATTTTTGTTTAAGTCTAACCGTGTCCAAACTCTTTTTGAAAACGAAAACGGTCACATCCGTCTCCTTCAAAGGTTTGATAAACGTTCTCAAATTTTTGAGAATCTCCAAAACTACCGTCTGTTGGAATATAATTCTAAACCTCACACACTCTTTCTTCCACAACATAATGATGCCGACTTCATCCTTGCAGTTCTAAGTG GAAAAGCCATTCTCACTGTGTTGACTCCCAATGATAGAAACTCTTTCAACATTGAGCGTGGTGATACCATTAAACTTCCTGCTGGCACCATTGCTTATTTAGCAAACCGAGACGACAAGGAAGATCTTAAAGTATTAGATCTTATCATTCCCGTAAACAGACCCGGTCAGTT ACAATCTTTCTTACTGTCTGGAAGTGAAAACCATCAATCATTCTTATCTGGGTTCAGCAAGAACATTCTAGAGGCCTCCTTCAAT GCTGATTATGAGGAGATAGAGAGGGTTCTTTTAGAAGAGCAGAAGAAAGATCCACAACACAGAAGAGACCTTAGGGATAGGAGGAAGAGGCACCAGAGCGAGGAAGCAAATGTAATAGTCAAAGTATCAAGGgaacaaattgaggaactgagCAAAAATGCTAAATCTAGCTCCAAAAAAAGTGTATCTTCTGAATCTGAACCATTCAACTTGGGAGACCGCAACCCTATCTATTCCAACAAGTTTGGCAACTTCTTTGAGATAACCCCAGAGAAAAATCCACAACTACAAGACTTGGATATACTTGTCAACGCCGTAGAGATTAAGGAG ggATCTCTTTTGTTGCCACACTACAATTCAAGGGCCACATTGATAGTAACAGCTGTTGAAGGAAAAGGAGAATTTGAACTTGTGGGTCAAAGAAATGAGAATCAACAAGAgcaaagagaagaagatgaggaagatgaagaagaaggacAAGAAAGAAGCAGACAAGTGCAAAGGTACAAAGCTAGGTTGTCACCAGGTGATGTTTTTGTAATTCCAGCAGGTCATCCAGTTGCTGTGAGTGCTTCCTCAAATCTCTATTTAGTTGGATTTGGTATCAATGCTGAGAACAACCAGAGGAACTTCCTTGCAG GTGAGGAGCACAATGTGATAAGTCAGATACATAGATCAGTGAAGGAGCTTGCATTCCCTGGATCTGCTCAACAGGTTGATAAACTATTAAAGAATCAGAAACAATCTTACTTTGCAAATGCTCAGCCTCAAAAATGGGAGGAAGAAAGCCAGAGAAAGAAGGGTCCCATATCTTCAATTTTGGAAGCTTTTTAA